One segment of Drosophila ananassae strain 14024-0371.13 chromosome 3R, ASM1763931v2, whole genome shotgun sequence DNA contains the following:
- the LOC26514293 gene encoding kinetochore and Eb1-associated basic protein, which yields MAKMPGIQRTPLSEKGNNLEVPGEKKEFITPTKIPVMLDPFKTPEIRLERPKELLERLKLSGSASRVCKNVPCSITICTEPRPLRSRELLEQMGLPVAAHRRFASASKTGHEPPRKTPNKATCITTSTLVVPSIGFSYPKATPPASSKRRLAFQNELDKDSLRQKHERITARLKELKVEGWQASAENRLRRLSISDLLSLLRYLLPTTGVKLAKPVNRDSYVALLMEALQLLGYRKKVNPSWLRMPDGNVLEILDFLLDFVECSEEGSLCVFPIVGEQQAFEQVAMCFGLDSEQLEQKRLELLAKGLATPNDLLHLRRRLENLKLEIHNFDFEEKLNALKTEEQCLETDLVKCRQEILLVSGETADYEKKIGEISSKNLTMQQKLTKLQNQVEHQIYTPHAYTRLLDLREERSQELKLHLLRIQEFSERLKLAHLKFKRCRKELMETIEAFNVQMRDFEYSLIFKNDHQISLQLPLNPTLQDIRDRVKQLQQRRSLLSAVK from the exons atggctaaaatGCCAGGAATACA GAGGACTCCTTTGAGTGAAAAGGGCAATAATCTAGAAGTTCCTGGCGAAAAAAAGGAATTCATAACTCCAACAAAAATCCCGGTTATGCTAGACCCTTTTAAGACACCAGAAATACG TCTCGAGCGTCCTAAAGAGTTGCTGGAACGTTTGAAGTTATCCGGCTCGGCCTCCCGGGTGTG CAAAAACGTACCGTGCTCCATCACAATCTGCACTGAACCACGTCCATTGCGCTCTAGGGAACTCCTCGAGCAAATGGGTCTGCCGGTTGCCGCTCACCGTCGTTTCGCTTCAGCCTCGAAAACAGGCCATGAACCCCCCCGGAAAACTCCAAACAAAGCAACGTGCATTACAACGAGTACACTGGTGGTGCCATCAATTGGATTCTCCTATCCGAAGGCAACGCCGCCAGCATCCTCAAAGCGAAGGTTGGCATTCCAGAACGAGTTGGATAAGGATTCGTTACGGCAAAAGCATGAGAGGATTACAGCGCGTCTGAAAGAACTGAAAGTAGAGGGCTGGCAGGCAAGTGCAGAGAACCGGTTGCGTCGGCTCAGTATTTCGGATCTTCTGAGCCTGCTGCGCTACCTACTGCCCACGACAGGGGTTAAATTGGCAAAGCCGGTGAACAGGGATTCCTATGTGGCGCTTTTGATGGAGGCACTTCAGCTTCTGGGATATCGCAAAAAGGTCAATCCATCTTGGCTCCGAATGCCGGATGGTAATGTGCTGGAAATTCTTGATTTTCTGTTGGATTTCGTCGAGTGTAGCGAGGAAGGCAGCCTCTGTGTGTTTCCCATTGTCGGAGAGCAGCAAGCATTCGAGCAGGTAGCAATGTGTTTTGGATTAGACTCGGAGCAACTGGAGCAGAAAAGGCTGGAATTGCTAGCCAAAGGGTTGGCCACTCCGAATGATTTGTTGCATCTGCGACGGAGGCTGGAAAATCTCAAACTTGAAATACACAACTTTgattttgaagaaaaattaaatgcactAAAGACAGAAGAGCAATGCCTTGAGACCGATTTAGTCAAATGTCGCCAGGAAATTCTTCTGGTTAGCGGAGAAACCGCAGACTATGAGAAAAAAATTGGCGAGATTTCATCTAAAAACCTCACTATGCAGCAGAAACTAACGAAGTTACAGAATCAGGTGGAACATCAAATCTACACACCTCACGCTTACACAAGACTTCTAGATCTGCGCGAAGAGCGCTCCCAAGAACTGAAACTGCATCTTTTAAGAATTCAAGAATTTTCCGAGCGTCTTAAACTGGCccatttaaaattcaaacgCTGTCGAAAAGAACTGATGGAAACTATCGAAGCCTTTAATGTACAGATGCGTGATTTCGAGTACTCATTGATTTTCAAAAACGACCACCAGATATCCCTGCAATTACCTTTAAATCCCACACTACAAGATATCCGAGACCGGGTAAAGCAATTGCAGCAACGCAGAAGCCTACTGTCGGCAGTTAAATGA